TTGGTTGTTTTGTCAGGTCTATTTTGATAGAGTGACTGGTGCAATCGTGCAGTGGGGTGTCTATTACCTGGATAATGATGcttatacggagtacggctAAGTGAAAAGAGTTCACACTGCCTTAGCCATTGGATAGTTCCATGGCGTTATATCTCAATTTGTAGTTcgatgaaaaaaaaaacaaagaatTCTGAGAAGGCAAAGGACGAAGATGTCGTCGAGGAACCCAAGCATAAGCACTGCATAACTCGATTATATTATTAATAATCACGCATAACCCGCATAGCCCAATTTTTTCAAAAAGTTCTCGCCGCAAGACCGGCTAAACACCGATCTCGAAATTTGCCTCtcattattttctttttctttgctcGTCATTTGACATTGTCACGAATCCCACGACTTGCTGAATTCCTTCCCCTCGCATACTCCATACCCATTCTGGAGGAACGACCGGACCCGAACCTCACGAACGCAGTATTAGATGCTTCGCTGCAGCAATGTCGGCGCCCTGCAGACGGCAGCCGGGAGGGTTACGGCGCTGAAGTTGATACCGCCGAGATGTGTTGGGTATTCCGGAACTAGAGCAATTGGATTACAGTCTCCGATTTCGAGTAGCGCGATTGCGCGGAGGATACCACGGAGGGGCAATCTAGGACCGTCGCTGTTTTGCGCGCGCTCTGTTGGGGGATTGAGAACATACGCTACAGATGCGACTGAGGATATCGCCGGAGAGGAGAACGATGAAGCCCAGCTTACGCCCCTGCCTACACACGAGAAACCGGAGAAGTCACGCGGGGCACCGAGGAAACGAGACTCGCTACTCCACGAACTCGCAAAAGAAGGAACATCGCCAAAACTCCGAGAAGATAGGAAGCAGAGGGAGTGGAGTAACTTCAGTCTCAATGAAATCAAAAGGGCCGAAACCGCGGCCAACAAAGAAGTGATTTGGTTGACGGATCGGGCGACGTTGGCGGAGAGGGTTGAAAAGGTGCTGCAGAAGAGGGACGCGTTGTTTGCGGCGACGCTTGTGCGGAAGGCACAGGGGTTGGGGCTTGGGAGTACGGCGGCGTGGAATTATCTCATGGAGTATTGCATCAGGGAGAATGAGCCGCAGGCTGCGTGGAGGTTCTATAACGAGGTAGGTTGTTTTTCGTATTCGAGGGTATGGCTTGGATGATTGACCGATTTGCAGATGAAAAAACGAGGACGGCAGCCGAATACGAGGACCTATACGCTCATGTTGTCTGGTCTGGGTAGAACCACCAACCAACTTGGATTCAATAACATTAAGACCGCATTGTCAATTTACGAGAGCATTGCCGAAACCAACAATGGCATCGAACAAAGCATCGTCCATGCCAATGCCTTATTAACTGCCTGTCTTCGACAGGGTGACTTGGACACCCTGTGGAAGGTTGCCGCGGAGCTCCCTGAAGTCGGACCACAGGCGCCGGATGAGAAAACATATACTATAATCCTGAAAGCCGTCACATTTTCCCTCGAGCGAGATGTAAAGGAAATACCATCAGAGGATGTGGACAAGATAATCGAGCGGAGACACGAAGCCGTGATAGAAGCCAAGAAAGTTTGGTCTGAAGTGGTCTATCTCTGGAAAGCAGGACGTATTCCCATGGACACTTATCTCGCCAATGCTATGGCGAAGATCCTGTTGCAGGGAACCTCCGATCACGACTGCCATGATGTCTTTAAGTTGTATAGGCAAGTCTGTGGCACACCGGTTCTTGTAGAGGAACCGCGTAAGCCTAGGGCGCCTAcgccaccatcaccacctccCCGTTCTTCCCCGCCACCTAAACCGAAGAGAAaacagaagaaagaggaacaTCTCATTGCCCCAGATTCAGATCCTGATAGGAACTATGTCCCGTTTGTGGGCGAGGACGAAGAACCGTTATACAAGTCGAGAGAGGCAGAAGAGGAACTGGAGGTTATGGAGCAGGAACCGGAGGAAGAGGTCTCGGTGAATTTTGATCATTTATTCGATCCGGTTTTCTCAGGGGTTGCTCCGGCTGCTGAGCAAGCTGCCACAGCGGAGCCCCAGCCTGCTGTGCAGGATGCGACGATTAGAGAGCAAGCTACCAATGCGCAAGAAACCCAAACTGTTGCGCAGGATGCCGAGGACACTTCCTCGGAAGGAACTTCGTCAACTGCTGAGTCCACAGCTGAGACTCCCCAAGCTGTGGAGACAAACGTGGTGACTAGCGGCAGGGAAATCAAAAGACCATCTTTCCGAACATTGGTTCCCTTTGGCAGCTCAGAGCTTTGCTATGTGTTGGAGGCTTGTATGCTTATGACACAAGGGACGCCAGCCGCAAGAGCCAATTGGGAGTATTTCACGCAGAGTGATAATCCACACAAGATCCAACCAGACAAAGAATCCTGCCTTTGGTATCTGCGGATCCTACGACAGTCGCACTCCAGCCGCCTCACAATCCGACTCCTTCAGGATCAGATGATCCCCGCCAAACTGGTGGATGGTAGGGTTTTCCACATCGCTCTCAGCTGCTGCCGGCGTGACCGTAAGAACATCAGCATCTTCAGGAATGCCAATGAGATCCTCGACCTCATGCACCAGAGCATTGTCCTTCCCGACCCGCGAGCGTTGGAGGGCTACCTTGAACTAGTCGAGAGCTTAAGGAGGAATCCTCAACGTCTCACGATCTTGCAGGGTCTTGAGCCGGAGAGGAAAAAGCCCGCTGCCAGCTTGGAAGCTTGGGGTCGCGAGTTGCAGGTGAAGTTGCAATTGCTCGCGGTGCAAGCGCTGCGCCCTCACATTGCGAAGTTCCATGATGCGATGCAACAGGCGGACAATGATCTCCACGCTCAGGGCCGTTCGTCCAAGAACAAAAAGCACGTTGCAGTCTATGGTTCCTCGGCTGTGAAGATCATGCTCACAGCAAGACTCATGATGGACAACCTCTTGACCAGGAGTAATGCATCGCTCATTTCCGAGGAAGATCGCAAGTTGCTCGAGGAAGGCTCGCATAGGTTGCGAGTGTACTCAACCCCCGGCGCATCGAAGAAGTTCCATAACATCACCGTGTTTCCGACGCCAAAGCAGCTTAGGGCATTCGAGaatggaggaggaagggcTGTGGTAGGGGAAATTGCGAAGAGAGGATGGCGGCATGATGGCGAATAATAAATTGCGACTTATATTTTCTGTTTCCTGCATTCGGAATTTTCCTTCGATCTCACTATCCGGATTGTACATTACTTGTGCTGCGGGTTGTCGACTTCTCTCTCCCCGGCCGTCAGGCCGATAGCAGTGCATGCATGAACAGGCGTTGGTTATTTTGCATTCTGATTTGGCTCCTTTGACATAAAGCATGTACAACTATACATATTGTGGTTAACGTTTGATGACATGGTGTGgatttgtacatatctacgATTTCATGAAGCCTTGCCATGTTTCTGACGCTCCGTTTTCATGGCAGTTCTTGCTAACATTCAAATATTATGTAGGTAGCGTATGATCCAAGTTAGCAAGTAAGAATTGTACGATGTAAGCCCATAGTTAACGTAATCGGTAAACGAGCTGGACATGTAAGCGAGCTGAACACCCCACCCAAATCACGTCCATGAATTAGAACCTTCTACTTTAAACacccaccatgccaccaaatCACGCTTGAAGCTCTAGAAATTTAGTAGAGCAAGAGGGTAGGATCTTGTTAGCTATTCAGGCTATCAGGAGGCAAGAAATTCCCTCAATTCGTGAAGCAGCACGCCGATTCAATGTACTGAAGTCAACTTTCTCCACGCGCCTTCGTGGAACGATAAATCGCTCCAAATTACGCGCCAATAACCACAAATTGACAGAAATTGAAGAGGAATCGCTTCAAAGATGGATTCTCTCACTTGATGATCGTGGAGCAGCACCCCGACCTACTACTGTACAAGAAATCGTGAATATTCTTCTGGCAGCACGTGGAACTACCCTGGTTCAAACAGTTGGGGGAAAATGGGTCTATAACTTTGTGAAAAGGTATCCTGAGCTTTCGACCTGATTTTCAAGACGCTACAATTATGAGCGCGCAAAATGTGAAGACCCAAAGATTATCACAGAGTGGTTTAATCTTGTGCAAAAAACAATACTTCAATATGGCATCAGCCCGGACGATATTTACAACTTTGACGAGACTGGTTTTGCAATGGGTTTAGCAACCACTGCAAAAGTCATTACAAGGGCTGAATACTACGGTCGATGATCACTCTTACAACCTGGAAATCGCGAGTGGGCGACTGTTATTGAATGTATAAATGCCTCAGGTTGGGCCTTGCCGCTGTGTGTGATTTTCAAAGGCAAGGTTTTCATTGAGGCTTGGTCTGATGGTCTTCTGGATGATTGGCGATTTGAAGTAAGCCTAAATGGCTGGACTTCTGATGAAATTGGATTTCAATAGCTTCAAAAGCTCTTTATCCCATCATCAATTACTTGTATGAAAGGGAAATATCGGCTTTTGATACTTGACGGTCATGGTAGTCATTTGACACCAAAATTTGATGAATTATGCAGCCAAAATGATATTATTCCAATCtgtatgcctgcacattcatTACATCTTTTACAACCTCTTGATATCGGCTGTTTTTCAGTGTTAAAGCGATCATATGGCCGGCTTGTTGAAACCAAAATGCGTCTTAGGATCAACCATATTGACAAGTTCAACTTCCTTGAGGCTTACCCACACACACGATTTGAAACATTCAAGCCTGAAACCATTAGAAATAGCTTTGCGGCTGCTGGCTTAGTACCATTTGATCCTGACAGAGTGCTTTCAAAGCTAAATATTCGTCTTCGCACACCAACCCCCCCAGTGAGCTGGGGTAGTGAATCAAGCCGCAATTTCACACCCAAAACTCCTCAAACGCTTAAGCAACTACATCGACAAGCTTCATCAATTAAAAGGCTACTTAGACAGCGCTCACAAAGCCCACCAAGCCCAACACATCGTGCACTTAATCAGCTAGTAAAAGGCTGCCAACTCGCAATACAAAGTGCTACAATTTTAGCAAAGGAAAACACTGAATTACGTGCTGCCaatgagaagcagaagcaaaagcGCACTCGGTCTAAAAGGCAGATACCTCATGAAGAAGGCTTGTCAGTTTTGGAGCTTTGTGAGCTAGTCACACAGCCAGAAGAAGCAATTGAAGCACCTCCCCCCCCTCAGCCAAGAAGGCCTTCACCACCTTTACAGCCGCGAACAAGGGCTTTACCAAGGTGCAGAGCCTGTGGAAATGAGGGACATAAGAGAAATGCATGTCCAGTTAGACATAATTAGCTAATTTCCTTAATTTAATGCCGTTTTGGTTGATACAAATGCATTTACAATTTATAGGTGGGGGTTGGTGTCCAGCTCGCTTACATGTCCAGCTCGTTTACCGATTACGTTATAGATTTTTATTGCCTCATGATCAAGGCATACATATATGAAACGGCTGACCACGTTCCGCCTGCCGTTTTAGGCCCGTGCGTGTACGTAATGCCACTCTAGCTTCTCCGGGCAGTCCAGCAGTACGGAGTTGCTCTATTGCTCGCAGTTGGGATAATTGCATTCCTATCTCACTTCCCTTATCCCATTTTGATCTCAGCTGAAGGGTCATGCCCTGTGGAGGTGAAGCAAGGAACAACGTCCATCCCGTACAGACATAGCCCGTCCACCATGGCTAGCGCACACGCATCCAACTATCCTCATGACGACCTACGCGACGATGAATCGAtccttgatgatgatgtgatTGAGGCTGATGATGGTAAGTCGCATTATATTTTGGTCATGTATAGTTGTCCTACGGTATGCTGACTCCCTTGTGCGGTAGCCATCGAAGCCGACGACCCTCTACACCAAGACACGTCGGATACTGCTCCGTTACGAGGCAACATTCAGCCCGAACCCTCATCTTCCCGAGGCGGGGGATCCGGAGGCGGCGGTTTCTCCAGCAACTACCTGACCTCTTCGATTCCCGGAGAAGACCGCCGCGCGACGCAGAACACCATCGATGAGACGGTCTGGCAGACCCTTTCGCGCGACCTCACAGCCGTGTGGGAGAAGATGCGCCAGGTCCTGTGGCCGAAATACCTGATGGGGGGAATGTTACagcgtggtggtggtggcatcGGAGCCGCTGAACGGGGCGAGGCGACTGGGTTTGGTGGAGGATTGAGACACCTTGTGGGACGGTGGCCGGATGCTGATGTCGTCTTGCAAGGTGGGATGAGCGAGGGATTGCGGGATTGGGACCTTTGGTATGGGCTTTTGTTACCTCCCCACTATTTAGTAAGGTGGGCTAATTGGTTGCTTCTAGGGGTCCGCTTATCTTTTGCTTGCTCCTGAGTATGTTCCTATCGATGCGTGCAAAGGGTGAACAAGCGTCGTTGGTATTTTccggtgtcttctgcattgTGTGGATTGGTGAAGCTGTGGTTACGCTGCAGATCAAATTACTAGGTGGCAATATGTATGCTCCATGCCCTTCCATTCATGTCGGATCAGCCGCTAACACGATCTCCCTCCAGTTCGTTCTTCCAATCGGTCTGCATCATCGGCTACACGCTCTTCCCTCTTGTTATCGCCGCTCTCCTCAGTGCCATGGGCCTCCCTACCATTGCGCGAATACCTGTATATCTCGTCCTAATCGCATGGTCTCTGGCAGCGGGTGTCAGTATCCTCGGAGGCTCGGGCGTCGTAAAGAACCGGGTCGGCATTGCGGTCTACCCGCTGTTCGTGTTCTATATTGCGATTGGATGCCTTTGCTTCATTAGTTAGAAGTGTCGGGACAGTGGGATGTTATACTACGTTTCCTCGCGGGTCGAATGGATTTGGGACCTCATTTTCTTTACTCTTATCAAAACTGATTACATTCCCTATATCATGTCAGATGATTCGTTTAGTTCTAGCTGAGTCAAGATATCCAATGcacgtttcttttttctttctaaGATGATATGCTTTTGTGCTTATAGTTCCGTTGGTCGGCGGGGTGGAGAGCGGTGACCGGACGACGGACAGCGTGACGGAACAACAAAGCGGGCGGTCTGTCATTCGCATCACCAACTCTTCTCCGATCTTGCTTGCTTATACGGGGATTTTCATGCCTAGTGAGATCTCTTACTGTCTCTTTCTTTAATCTTATTTTCTCTCTTGCAGTTACCTGCCTGACTACTCCGCTGTAGTCTCCGGCCCAACCGGGATTTTCAGCTCCGCTTCGCGATTTTCAGCCTGCTCCGGCTTGTTCAGTACGCACATATCACATATATCCAGAGCCGTCTTGATCTACTCGCCTCCTGCGTCGATCGAATTTCCATACCGCATCCTACCGCAACTCTGTACAGCACTTGCAGGACCTCGCATTTCGCATAGTGAGTGGGGCACCCCCGGATCCCCTTTGCTTAGTATTCTATCTTCTGCTCGACTTGCAGGATGCATTGTGAGAGAAGGGGGCAATGAAGGAGAGGATGTCAGACTGGGTCG
This region of Aspergillus chevalieri M1 DNA, chromosome 4, nearly complete sequence genomic DNA includes:
- a CDS encoding uncharacterized protein (COG:S;~EggNog:ENOG410PGW5;~InterPro:IPR002885,IPR011990;~PFAM:PF13041,PF13812;~go_function: GO:0005515 - protein binding [Evidence IEA]), producing MLRCSNVGALQTAAGRVTALKLIPPRCVGYSGTRAIGLQSPISSSAIARRIPRRGNLGPSLFCARSVGGLRTYATDATEDIAGEENDEAQLTPLPTHEKPEKSRGAPRKRDSLLHELAKEGTSPKLREDRKQREWSNFSLNEIKRAETAANKEVIWLTDRATLAERVEKVLQKRDALFAATLVRKAQGLGLGSTAAWNYLMEYCIRENEPQAAWRFYNEMKKRGRQPNTRTYTLMLSGLGRTTNQLGFNNIKTALSIYESIAETNNGIEQSIVHANALLTACLRQGDLDTLWKVAAELPEVGPQAPDEKTYTIILKAVTFSLERDVKEIPSEDVDKIIERRHEAVIEAKKVWSEVVYLWKAGRIPMDTYLANAMAKILLQGTSDHDCHDVFKLYRQVCGTPVLVEEPRKPRAPTPPSPPPRSSPPPKPKRKQKKEEHLIAPDSDPDRNYVPFVGEDEEPLYKSREAEEELEVMEQEPEEEVSVNFDHLFDPVFSGVAPAAEQAATAEPQPAVQDATIREQATNAQETQTVAQDAEDTSSEGTSSTAESTAETPQAVETNVVTSGREIKRPSFRTLVPFGSSELCYVLEACMLMTQGTPAARANWEYFTQSDNPHKIQPDKESCLWYLRILRQSHSSRLTIRLLQDQMIPAKLVDGRVFHIALSCCRRDRKNISIFRNANEILDLMHQSIVLPDPRALEGYLELVESLRRNPQRLTILQGLEPERKKPAASLEAWGRELQVKLQLLAVQALRPHIAKFHDAMQQADNDLHAQGRSSKNKKHVAVYGSSAVKIMLTARLMMDNLLTRSNASLISEEDRKLLEEGSHRLRVYSTPGASKKFHNITVFPTPKQLRAFENGGGRAVVGEIAKRGWRHDGE
- a CDS encoding Yip1 domain protein (COG:U;~EggNog:ENOG410PMU1;~InterPro:IPR006977;~PFAM:PF04893;~TransMembrane:5 (o172-190i197-220o226-247i259-281o287-305i);~go_component: GO:0016020 - membrane [Evidence IEA]) → MASAHASNYPHDDLRDDESILDDDVIEADDAIEADDPLHQDTSDTAPLRGNIQPEPSSSRGGGSGGGGFSSNYLTSSIPGEDRRATQNTIDETVWQTLSRDLTAVWEKMRQVLWPKYLMGGMLQRGGGGIGAAERGEATGFGGGLRHLVGRWPDADVVLQGGMSEGLRDWDLWGPLIFCLLLSMFLSMRAKGEQASLVFSGVFCIVWIGEAVVTLQIKLLGGNISFFQSVCIIGYTLFPLVIAALLSAMGLPTIARIPVYLVLIAWSLAAGVSILGGSGVVKNRVGIAVYPLFVFYIAIGCLCFIS
- a CDS encoding uncharacterized protein (COG:S;~EggNog:ENOG410PMEY;~InterPro:IPR004875,IPR001878;~PFAM:PF03184;~go_function: GO:0003676 - nucleic acid binding [Evidence IEA];~go_function: GO:0008270 - zinc ion binding [Evidence IEA]); its protein translation is MKGKYRLLILDGHGSHLTPKFDELCSQNDIIPICMPAHSLHLLQPLDIGCFSVLKRSYGRLVETKMRLRINHIDKFNFLEAYPHTRFETFKPETIRNSFAAAGLVPFDPDRVLSKLNIRLRTPTPPVSWGSESSRNFTPKTPQTLKQLHRQASSIKRLLRQRSQSPPSPTHRALNQLVKGCQLAIQSATILAKENTELRAANEKQKQKRTRSKRQIPHEEGLSVLELCELVTQPEEAIEAPPPPQPRRPSPPLQPRTRALPRCRACGNEGHKRNACPVRHN